From the Molothrus ater isolate BHLD 08-10-18 breed brown headed cowbird chromosome 25, BPBGC_Mater_1.1, whole genome shotgun sequence genome, one window contains:
- the BYSL gene encoding bystin → MPKARRARGSGPAPALPLAEQILQDAAPRLRAREKRGAEEPGGDGGGDGFVDARLSRRILEQARRQQEELEAEHGPGAPAAPRQRSAVLGPGSDSEDDEEWPSLEKAAAAAGRSGDYGGEVEVDPEDEKAIEMFMNKNPPLRRTLADIIMEKITEKQTEVETALSELSGCPMPQLDPRVLEVYRGVREVLSKYRSGKLPKAFKIIPALSNWEQILYITEPETWTAAAMYQATRIFSSNLKERMAQRFYNLVLLPRIRDDIAEYKRLNFHLYMALKKALFKPAAWFKGILIPLCESGTCTLREAIIIGSILSKCSIPVLHSSAALLKLAEMQYSGANSIFLRLLIDKKYALPFRVLDALVFHFLAFRSEQRLLPVLWHQSLLALAQRYKEDLSSEQKEALLELLKFHSHPQISPEIRRELMNSGTRDVEGEQALAME, encoded by the exons ATGCCCAAGGcccggcgggcgcggggctccggcccggccccggcgctgccctTGGCCGAGCAGATCCTGCAGGACGCGGCCCCGCGGCTCCGGGCGCGGGAGAAGCGCGGGGCGGAGGAGCCGGGCGGGGATGGCGGCGGGGACGGGTTCGTGGACGCGCGGCTGTCCCGGCGCATCCTGGAGCAGGCGCGgcggcagcaggaggagctggaggccGAGCACGGCCCCGGagcgcccgcagccccccggcAGCGCAGCGCGGTTCTCG GTCCCGGCTCGGACTCGGAGGATGATGAGGAGTGGCCTTCGCTGGAgaaggcggcggcggccgcgggacggAGCGGGGACTACGGCGGGGAGGTGGAGGTGGACCCCGAGGACGAGAAAGCCATCGAGATGTTCATGAACAAGAACCCGCCCCTGAG GCGCACGCTGGCCGATATCATCATGGAGAAGATCACGGAGAAGCAGACGGAGGTGGAGACGGCGCTGTCGGAGCTCTCAGGCTGCCCCATGCCCCAGCTCGACCCCCGTGTCCTGGAGGTCTACAGGGGCGTCAGGGAG GTGCTGTCCAAGTACAGGAGTGGGAAGCTCCCCAAGGCGTTCAAAATCATCCCTGCCTTGTCCAACTGGGAGCAGATCCTCTACATCACTGAGCCAGAGACGTGGACAGCTGCTGCCATGTACCAGGCCACCAG GATATTTTCCTCCAACCTGAAGGAGAGGATGGCCCAGAGGTTCTACAACCTGGTGCTGCTGCCGCGGATCCGGGACGACATCGCCGAGTACAAGAGGCTCAACTTCCACCTGTACATGGCTCTGAAGAAGGCCCTGTTCAAACCAGCAGCCTGGTTCAAGG GGATCCTCATCCCGCTGTGCGAGTCCGGCACCTGCACGCTCAGGGAGGCCATCATCATCGGCAGCATCCTCAGCAAGTGCTCCATCCCCGTCCTGCACTCCAG tgcagccctgctgaagcTGGCAGAGATGCAGTACAGCGGTGCCAACAGCATCTTCCTGCGCCTGCTCATCGACAAGAAATACGCGCTGCCCTTCCGCGTGCTGGACGCCCTGGTGTTCCACTTCCTGGCCTTCCGCTCGGAGCAGCGGCTCCTGCCCGTGCTGTGGCACCAGAGCCTGCTGGCCCTAGCGCAGCGCTACAAGGAGGACCTGTCCTCAGAGCAGAaggaggctctgctggagctgctcaagTTCCACAGCCACCCCCAGATCTCGCCCGAGATCCGCCGGGAGCTGATGAACTCCGGGACCAGGGACGTGGAGGGGGAGCAGGCGCTGGCCATGGAGTGA